From the Paenibacillus sp. MMS20-IR301 genome, the window GCCAGCCGTTTGCTGCTGTCCTGCATAGCCAGCTGCCTCCTCTTCAACATGCTCCTTGTTATTCTAAGTCTGTAAGCTCAGTTTACCACTCTTCTCCCCGGTTAGCCAAGGTTGCTTCATTTGCACTGTTAGAAGAATGAACCTCGCGCGGCAAACTTTTTTCATGTAAACTGTAGATTAAGATTATTTCAGAGCCGGGCATGAATGCCAAGGCCAATATGCATGGGTGGAGGTTTCATCAGAATGCTTCTTCAAGCGACAGGAATCACGAAATCATACGGAATAACAAGCGTGCTGGACGGCATCAGCTTAATGGTGAACGAGAAGGAAAGAGTCGGCCTGGTAGGGGTTAACGGCGCCGGCAAATCCACATTCCTGCAGATTCTGGCAGGGGAGATGTCCTACGACAGCGGACAAATCCACAAATCCAAAGAGACAACTATAGGTTATCTGGCCCAGAACAGCGGCCTTCAATCTGATAAAACAATCCAGGAAGAGATGCTCGCTGTATTCGCACCGCTGCTGGAAGCGGAGGCTGAGCTGCGGCAGCTCGAGAGCGATATCGCCGATCCCGCTCTTACCGGGGACGAGAAGCGGTATGAGGATCTGCTGGAGCGTTATGCCAGACGGTCCGACTGGTTCAGGGACCATGGCGGATATGAGATGAACACACGGATCCGCAGCGTGCTGCACGGGATGGGCTTCGGGGAATTCGCACCGGATACGCCGATAGCCACCCTCAGCGGCGGACAGAAAACCCGGCTGGCTCTGGCACGCATACTGCTGCAGGCCCCTGACCTGCTTATGCTCGATGAGCCGACCAACCATCTGGACATTGAGACACTCACCTGGCTGGAGGATTATTTGCGGGGATATGCCGGCGGAATCCTGGTAGTTTCCCATGACCGGTATTTCCTGGACAGGCTGGTAACTACCATTGTGGAGATTGAACGCCACCAGTCCCGCAGATATACAGGTAATTACAGCCGCTACATGGAGCTTAAGGCTGCGGAATACGAGATCCGTATGAAGCAATATGAGAAGCAGCAGGATGAGATTTCCCGGATGGAGGACTTCGTGCAGCGCAACATCGTGCGGGCCTCCACCACCAAGCGGGCACAGAGCCGGCGTAAGGCGCTCGACAAGATGGAACGTATCGACAAGCCGCTCGGGGATCTGAAGAAGGCCAATTTCTCCTTCGAGCCTGACTTCATGTCCGGCAAGGAGGTGCTGCAGCTCCGCAGCGTTGCTGTTGCTTTTAACGAAGGGGCGGCCCCGCTCTTCCGTAACGCTTCCTTCGAGCTTAGACGGGGCGAGACGGCAGCGCTGATCGGGCCAAACGGTATCGGCAAATCCACGCTGCTCCAGTGTCTGACCGGTTCGCGCGAGCCGTCGGCCGGAACAGTGAACTGGGGAACCAAGGTGAAGATCGCCTACTACGACCAGGAGCAGACGAGGCTGAATCCGCGCAACACGGTGCTTGAGGAGCTGTGGAGTGAATATCCGATGCTGGAGGAAGCGCGGATCCGGACCATTCTCGGCAACTTCCTGTTCAGCGGCGAGGATGTCCTGAAGAGGATAGCGGCACTCAGCGGCGGCGAGAAGGCGCGGGTTGCCCTTTCCAAGCTGATGCTGCGCGGTGCCAACATGCTGATTCTCGACGAGCCTACCAACCACCTGGATCTGGTCAGCCGTGAGGTACTGGAAGCGGCCCTGATTGATTTTGAAGGCACGCTGCTGTTCATTTCCCATGACCGGTACTTCCTGAACAAGATGGCCGAGCGGGTCCTGGAGCTGCATCCCGGCGGTAT encodes:
- a CDS encoding ABC-F family ATP-binding cassette domain-containing protein, whose protein sequence is MLLQATGITKSYGITSVLDGISLMVNEKERVGLVGVNGAGKSTFLQILAGEMSYDSGQIHKSKETTIGYLAQNSGLQSDKTIQEEMLAVFAPLLEAEAELRQLESDIADPALTGDEKRYEDLLERYARRSDWFRDHGGYEMNTRIRSVLHGMGFGEFAPDTPIATLSGGQKTRLALARILLQAPDLLMLDEPTNHLDIETLTWLEDYLRGYAGGILVVSHDRYFLDRLVTTIVEIERHQSRRYTGNYSRYMELKAAEYEIRMKQYEKQQDEISRMEDFVQRNIVRASTTKRAQSRRKALDKMERIDKPLGDLKKANFSFEPDFMSGKEVLQLRSVAVAFNEGAAPLFRNASFELRRGETAALIGPNGIGKSTLLQCLTGSREPSAGTVNWGTKVKIAYYDQEQTRLNPRNTVLEELWSEYPMLEEARIRTILGNFLFSGEDVLKRIAALSGGEKARVALSKLMLRGANMLILDEPTNHLDLVSREVLEAALIDFEGTLLFISHDRYFLNKMAERVLELHPGGIDQYLGNYDDYIEKKHELEAIAEEEAELAAAKTSRNTDNEPAPADKGSSLSYEADKQAKREERNRQRRIAELEENIAGLEEAISRVEHEMTKPEVYQDYMALQTHESDLKAKKQQLGDFFSEWEKLADE